A single Armatimonadota bacterium DNA region contains:
- a CDS encoding GTP-binding protein: MAKQRFERTKPHVNIGTIGHVDHGKTTLTAAITA, encoded by the coding sequence ATGGCAAAGCAGCGGTTTGAGAGGACGAAGCCGCACGTGAACATTGGAACGATAGGTCACGTGGACCATGGCAAGACAACGTTGACTGCCGCGATCACTGCGG